In Streptomyces sp. 840.1, the DNA window CGCCGACACCAAGACGATGGACGGCCTCAGGTCCGACACCGGCACGCCGACCGTCATCGCGAAGAACCGTCTGGTCATCGCCACCGGCAAGGGCAACCCGGAGAAGATCGACAGCCTGAAGGACCTCTCCGACACCGAGCTCAAGGTGGTGCTCGCCGCCCCCGAGGTGCCGGTGGGCCGCTACAGCAAGCAGATCCTGGACGCCCAGAAGATCTCCGTGAAGCCGGTCTCCCAGGAGCCCAACGTCCGCGCCGTCCTCAGCAAGGTCGAGCTCGGTGAGGCGGACGCCGGTCTCGTCTACAAGACGGACGCCGCCACCGCCACGGACAAGGTCGAGGCCATCGACATCCCCGATGCCCAGAACGCCGTCGCCTCGTACCCGGCCGCGACACTGAAGACCACGAAGAGCAGCGAGGCCGCTGACGCGTTCGTCGCGTGGCTCTCCACCCCGGAGGCCCAGAAGATCCTCGCCGCCGCGGGCTTCCAGCAGCCGTAGGGTAACCACCCCGTGCGGGCGGCCGCACCCCGGTCCGGCCGCCCGCACGGCATTTCCAGCTTCAGGGACTTCCAGCTCCAGGGACTTTCGATGAGACGCCTTCGCAGCCGCACCACCGGCCCCCGCGCACCGATCGCCCTGGCGGTCCCCGCGCTGCTGGCCATCGCCTTCCTGCTGCTGCCGCTGATCGGAATCCTCGCCCGCACCTCCTGGGGCGACCTGGGCGGCCATCTCACCGGCCCCGAGACCACCCAGGCGCTGAAGCTGTCGCTGCTCGTCTCGTTCTGGGCGCTCGGCCTCTCGCTCGTACTCGGTGTGCCGCTGGCCTGGCTGCTGGCCCGTACCGAGTTCCCCGGCAAGACCTTCGTCCGTTCCCTCGTGCTCCTGCCGATGGTGCTGCCGCCCACGGTGGGCGGCGTGGCCCTGCTGCTCGCCTTCGGCCGGCGCGGTCTGCTCGGGCCGTGGCTCGAGGACTCCTTCGGCATCACGCTGCCCTTCCACACCTCCGGCGCCGTCCTGGCGGCGACGTTCGTCGCGATGCCCTTCCTGGTCATCAGCCTCGAAGGTGCGCTCGGCGGGCTGCGACCCCGTTACGAGGAGACGGCGTCCTCCCTCGGGGCCTCGCCGGTACGGGTGTTCTTCACCGTCACCCTGCCCATGGTCGCCCCCGGCCTCGCCGCCGGAGCCGCGCTCACCTGGGCGCGGGCACTGGGTGAGTTCGGCGCCACCATCACCTTCGCCGGAAA includes these proteins:
- the modA gene encoding molybdate ABC transporter substrate-binding protein, whose product is MSLAFTRRRTAATILTAALLVPLAACGSDNDKKDSGADATASSTGVPKADLTVLAASSLTDVFKTAGAAYEKEHPGTKVKFSFAGSQELAAQVKQGAPADALVTADTKTMDGLRSDTGTPTVIAKNRLVIATGKGNPEKIDSLKDLSDTELKVVLAAPEVPVGRYSKQILDAQKISVKPVSQEPNVRAVLSKVELGEADAGLVYKTDAATATDKVEAIDIPDAQNAVASYPAATLKTTKSSEAADAFVAWLSTPEAQKILAAAGFQQP